In Variovorax sp. OAS795, a single window of DNA contains:
- a CDS encoding ParB/RepB/Spo0J family partition protein, with translation MASTRKRLEALTAGLMLPEAARDPVAAEPAPATPAAVPPSAVNAMETRFPPAVGGSLAPRTGPGQMMAFRGQIQQVEGEMAALREKLAQYEGSLPTRKMDPKTIRPSRWANRHDASFSSSAFAGLKADIEHAGGNVQPILVRAVKEEPGQYEIVFGHRRHRAAMELGIPVLASIWVDELGDAALFAAMDRENRERADLSNYEQGLMYQRALEEQLFPTQRQLAEALGVSHTWVRKALMVAQLPPAVVECFRSPLEISFRHAEQINAAMEKDRRGVLKRVERLRGHSLAPAMVVARLLDAKPGFERSEKLDIVSGGQKLGTLVRAKSGEITIVLSPEAATDASPEALEAGIAEALRKARTL, from the coding sequence ATGGCTAGCACCCGCAAGAGGCTGGAAGCGTTGACCGCCGGCCTGATGCTTCCCGAAGCCGCAAGGGATCCGGTCGCGGCGGAGCCCGCCCCGGCCACGCCGGCAGCAGTGCCGCCATCGGCCGTGAACGCCATGGAAACCAGGTTTCCACCGGCCGTCGGCGGGAGCCTGGCGCCCCGCACGGGGCCGGGGCAGATGATGGCCTTCAGGGGCCAGATCCAACAGGTCGAGGGCGAGATGGCGGCGCTGCGCGAAAAGCTCGCCCAGTACGAAGGCTCGCTTCCGACGCGCAAGATGGACCCCAAGACCATCCGACCGAGCCGGTGGGCCAACCGCCACGATGCCTCGTTCTCCAGCAGCGCCTTTGCCGGGCTGAAGGCCGACATCGAGCACGCGGGCGGCAACGTGCAGCCCATCCTGGTGCGGGCGGTCAAGGAGGAGCCCGGCCAGTACGAGATCGTCTTCGGGCACCGCCGGCACCGCGCTGCGATGGAGCTCGGCATCCCGGTGCTCGCGTCCATCTGGGTCGACGAACTCGGCGATGCGGCGCTCTTCGCCGCCATGGACCGGGAGAATCGCGAACGCGCGGACCTGTCCAACTACGAGCAGGGCCTGATGTACCAGCGGGCCCTGGAGGAGCAGCTGTTCCCGACGCAGCGCCAGTTGGCCGAGGCGCTGGGCGTGAGCCACACCTGGGTGCGCAAGGCGCTCATGGTTGCGCAGCTGCCGCCGGCCGTGGTCGAGTGCTTCCGCAGTCCGCTCGAAATCAGCTTCCGGCATGCCGAGCAGATCAATGCCGCCATGGAAAAGGACCGGCGCGGTGTCCTGAAGCGGGTAGAGCGGCTGCGCGGCCACAGTCTTGCGCCCGCGATGGTGGTGGCCCGGCTGCTGGACGCCAAGCCCGGCTTCGAGCGATCTGAAAAGCTCGATATCGTGTCAGGGGGCCAGAAGCTCGGCACGCTGGTCCGCGCCAAGAGCGGCGAGATCACGATCGTCCTCAGCCCCGAGGCAGCGACCGACGCGAGCCCGGAGGCACTGGAAGCCGGCATCGCAGAGGCGCTTCGCAAGGCACGGACCCTGTGA
- a CDS encoding citryl-CoA lyase, whose protein sequence is MKIGKSTVPSTAICTSDEHTIVVRGQDLCQELIGHLSFTDYFFLLLTGRRPDAACSAVLDATLVAIAEHGLVPSVQASRMTFAAAPDALQGAVAAGILGCGSVILGASETAGRLFMDVAARVDAGTSLHDAATAAITELKAARAPIPGYGHPLHKSRDPRVERLIDVAAQAGADLRYVRIAQALEEVIPGIVGKALRMNVSAAIPAVLLGVGFPVASLRGVPILARTAGLIAHLAEEAETPSGFALSYQATRELRYDGSVPAGFGADS, encoded by the coding sequence ATGAAAATCGGAAAATCCACCGTCCCGAGCACCGCCATCTGCACCTCGGACGAACACACCATCGTCGTGCGCGGACAGGACCTGTGCCAGGAGCTCATCGGCCACCTGTCCTTCACGGATTATTTTTTCCTGCTGCTCACCGGCCGCCGCCCCGATGCGGCCTGCAGCGCGGTGCTAGACGCCACGCTGGTCGCCATCGCCGAGCACGGCCTGGTGCCGAGCGTGCAGGCCAGCCGCATGACCTTCGCGGCGGCGCCCGATGCGCTGCAGGGCGCAGTGGCGGCGGGCATCCTGGGCTGCGGCTCGGTCATCCTCGGCGCGTCCGAAACCGCCGGCCGCCTGTTCATGGACGTGGCGGCGCGCGTCGACGCGGGCACCAGTCTGCACGACGCGGCCACGGCGGCCATCACCGAACTGAAGGCCGCGCGCGCGCCGATCCCGGGCTACGGCCATCCGCTGCACAAGTCGCGCGATCCACGGGTCGAGCGCCTGATCGACGTGGCCGCGCAGGCGGGCGCCGACCTGCGCTACGTGCGCATCGCGCAGGCGCTGGAAGAGGTGATTCCGGGCATCGTCGGCAAGGCGCTGCGCATGAATGTCTCGGCGGCGATCCCGGCGGTGCTGCTGGGCGTCGGATTTCCTGTCGCGTCGCTGCGCGGCGTGCCCATCCTCGCGCGCACGGCCGGCCTGATCGCCCACCTGGCGGAAGAGGCCGAGACGCCGAGCGGCTTCGCGCTGTCCTACCAGGCCACGCGCGAACTGCGCTACGACGGCAGCGTGCCCGCGGGCTTCGGAGCGGATTCATGA
- a CDS encoding AAA family ATPase, producing the protein MQKIAALATRAGSMVEQIRGMLLAPEARKIPPTYSTAQLSALCGVDKAHVAYRITKEDLPAGRLTPSGGKRTFELDELRRWTRTYRAEKMRPPGRKAITIAVGNFKGGVAKTTTAMVLAQGLSLRGHRVLAIDTDPQGSLTTLHGLLPEAEVTEDMTIGPLCDGSENDIRYAIRSTYWDGIDLVAAAPFLFSAEFALPARQMQQPGAKFWDVLNEGLASVRDLYDVIVIDTPPSLSYVTINALWAANGIVVPVPPSGLDFASSAQFWSLLADLGGNLDGQSKDREGKAFDFLHVLLSRVDAADPAMPAVRQWIQATYGEYTLPVEIPKTSVTSNKAAEFATVYDVQKYEGAAKTYKRAVDAYDSFVELVEQSVIGAWNAQGRAAQ; encoded by the coding sequence ATGCAAAAGATCGCCGCGCTTGCCACGCGAGCGGGCTCGATGGTGGAACAGATCCGCGGCATGTTGCTGGCGCCTGAAGCCCGCAAGATCCCGCCCACCTACTCCACCGCCCAGCTGTCGGCGCTTTGCGGCGTCGACAAGGCCCATGTTGCCTACCGCATCACCAAGGAGGATCTGCCGGCCGGCCGGCTGACGCCCTCGGGCGGAAAGCGAACCTTCGAACTCGATGAACTGCGCCGCTGGACCCGGACCTACCGCGCTGAAAAGATGCGCCCGCCGGGCCGCAAGGCCATCACCATCGCGGTCGGCAACTTCAAGGGCGGCGTCGCAAAGACGACCACGGCGATGGTGCTCGCGCAGGGGCTCAGCCTTCGGGGCCATCGGGTGCTGGCCATCGACACCGATCCGCAGGGTTCCCTGACCACGCTGCACGGCCTGCTGCCGGAAGCCGAGGTCACGGAGGACATGACGATCGGGCCGCTGTGCGACGGCAGCGAGAACGATATCCGCTATGCGATCCGTTCGACCTACTGGGACGGCATTGACCTCGTCGCGGCGGCGCCCTTTCTCTTCTCGGCTGAATTCGCCCTCCCCGCCCGGCAGATGCAGCAGCCTGGCGCCAAGTTCTGGGACGTGCTGAATGAAGGCCTGGCATCGGTGCGGGACCTGTACGACGTGATCGTGATCGACACGCCGCCTTCCCTCTCGTACGTGACGATCAATGCGCTCTGGGCGGCCAACGGCATCGTGGTGCCGGTGCCGCCTTCGGGCCTCGACTTTGCCTCGTCGGCGCAGTTCTGGTCGCTCTTGGCTGACCTGGGCGGCAACCTCGACGGCCAGAGCAAGGACCGCGAAGGGAAGGCCTTTGACTTCCTGCACGTTCTGCTGAGCCGGGTGGATGCGGCAGATCCGGCGATGCCCGCCGTGCGGCAGTGGATCCAGGCGACCTATGGCGAATACACGCTGCCGGTCGAGATCCCGAAGACCAGTGTGACCAGCAACAAGGCCGCCGAATTTGCCACGGTCTACGATGTCCAGAAGTACGAGGGCGCCGCCAAGACCTACAAGCGGGCCGTCGATGCGTACGACTCGTTCGTGGAGCTGGTCGAGCAGTCGGTGATCGGCGCCTGGAACGCGCAAGGGAGGGCAGCGCAATGA
- a CDS encoding phage integrase family protein: MKTGTARKLHRGHFAFMRALAQGLDERASWDRYLRLEGEHTDLRTVRRTIAWIRDEFAAAARRERRPGTARLILLDADRFPAAPALPSLAEFAAAEGLEDFSETEQIEAYEAAFPAAGRGGQGARPSRRAQIIERQLEALRWLENLVAQDPRPGDSVSAWLNPSVSARLEGAGVPTLSALVDRVNGIGARWWVHVPGVGELKAARILDWLCANQQALGLRIGPHALKPRAQLAPLALAAVVPTGTALVPYEKFVLPAELDGSTGTNRAPRGHCLLMAANDHEAIGAWLSAKRPGDANGELSATQRSYRKEAERLLLWAVLERRKALSSLTALDAVDYRDFLLEPPAGWCGARHHQRWSPLWRPMEGPLAPSALRQAIAILRSLCAFLVNQNYLVSNPFSTLAPPSSLQQPLDSRRALSFAQWDHVDALLQAHADTEARRRLRRGMRWLYATGLRLAEITGAKCEDLEQVEHRTGDGWQLAVSGKGGRIRHVPVPSALVAELEDELARHGFERQVGAVSNRGIHVLARFDTASRRPAAWSASGLYQAIKAFVAQAAASLECAEAADQLKKASTHWLRHSHGAHALQGRQGQVPVPIQVVQNNLGHASVGTTAMYLTTDRTPLLGPARSPS, from the coding sequence ATGAAGACCGGCACCGCCCGCAAGCTGCACCGGGGACACTTCGCATTCATGCGAGCGCTGGCCCAGGGCCTGGACGAAAGGGCCAGCTGGGACCGGTACCTGCGCCTCGAAGGCGAGCACACCGACCTTCGCACCGTGCGCCGGACCATCGCGTGGATTCGCGACGAGTTCGCAGCCGCGGCACGGCGCGAGCGCAGGCCCGGCACTGCCCGGCTGATCCTGCTCGACGCGGACCGATTTCCAGCGGCGCCCGCGCTGCCGAGCCTTGCCGAGTTCGCTGCGGCAGAGGGCCTGGAGGATTTCTCCGAAACCGAGCAGATCGAAGCCTACGAGGCAGCTTTTCCCGCCGCGGGCAGGGGAGGGCAGGGCGCGCGGCCCTCACGTCGGGCGCAGATCATCGAGCGCCAGCTCGAAGCGTTGCGCTGGCTCGAGAACCTCGTCGCGCAGGACCCTCGTCCGGGCGACAGCGTATCGGCGTGGCTGAATCCTTCGGTGTCGGCCCGGCTCGAAGGCGCCGGCGTGCCGACGCTCTCGGCGCTGGTCGACCGGGTCAACGGCATCGGCGCGCGCTGGTGGGTGCATGTGCCCGGCGTGGGCGAGCTCAAGGCCGCGCGCATCCTCGACTGGCTGTGCGCCAACCAGCAGGCACTGGGCTTGCGCATCGGTCCCCATGCCCTGAAGCCCAGGGCGCAGCTCGCGCCGCTGGCGCTCGCCGCGGTGGTGCCGACCGGCACCGCGCTCGTGCCCTACGAGAAGTTCGTCCTACCCGCCGAGCTCGACGGCAGCACCGGCACCAACCGTGCCCCGCGCGGGCACTGCCTGCTGATGGCGGCCAACGACCACGAGGCCATCGGCGCATGGCTCAGCGCCAAGCGCCCCGGCGATGCGAACGGCGAGCTGTCGGCCACCCAGCGTTCGTACCGCAAGGAGGCGGAGCGCCTGCTCCTCTGGGCCGTCCTTGAGCGGCGCAAGGCACTGTCGTCGCTCACCGCGCTGGACGCCGTCGATTACCGCGACTTCCTGCTCGAGCCGCCCGCGGGCTGGTGTGGTGCACGCCATCACCAGCGCTGGTCGCCGTTGTGGCGGCCGATGGAAGGGCCGCTCGCGCCATCGGCGCTGCGCCAGGCCATTGCCATCTTGCGAAGCCTCTGCGCGTTTCTCGTGAACCAGAACTACCTGGTCTCCAATCCGTTCTCGACGCTCGCGCCGCCATCGAGCCTGCAGCAGCCGCTCGATTCGCGCCGTGCGCTGAGCTTTGCGCAATGGGACCACGTCGATGCGCTGCTCCAGGCGCATGCCGACACCGAGGCCCGCCGCCGCCTGCGCCGCGGCATGCGCTGGCTCTATGCAACCGGACTGCGGCTGGCCGAAATCACGGGCGCGAAGTGCGAGGATCTGGAACAGGTCGAACACCGCACGGGCGATGGCTGGCAGCTGGCCGTGTCCGGCAAGGGCGGGCGCATCCGGCATGTGCCCGTGCCGTCCGCGCTCGTGGCCGAACTCGAGGACGAGCTCGCGCGGCACGGCTTCGAGCGGCAGGTCGGCGCCGTGAGCAACCGTGGCATCCATGTGCTCGCACGCTTCGACACGGCGTCCCGGCGCCCCGCCGCCTGGTCCGCTTCGGGTCTCTACCAGGCCATCAAGGCTTTCGTGGCGCAGGCCGCCGCGAGCCTCGAGTGCGCAGAGGCGGCGGATCAACTGAAGAAAGCAAGCACTCACTGGCTACGCCACTCGCACGGCGCCCACGCGCTGCAGGGCCGCCAGGGGCAGGTGCCCGTGCCGATCCAGGTGGTGCAGAACAACCTTGGCCATGCCTCGGTGGGAACGACGGCCATGTACCTCACCACCGATCGCACGCCGTTGCTGGGGCCGGCGCGCTCCCCCAGTTGA
- a CDS encoding tripartite tricarboxylate transporter substrate binding protein, with translation MKRRAWLAAAGLAAATPWTAAAWAQAQAGDSRPIKLVVPFAAGTTTDIVARVLADALGRQLSQPVIVDNKPGAGGAIGSELAARSGADGHTVLLGTVGTHAINASLYKRLSYQPLRDFVPLGFIGATPTLLVVPAAAPWKSVADLRGASGKSVSFASAGNGTSGHLAGETLNLRLGKDFVHVPYRDGAQALTEVMAGNVQFMFYHPAAVLPQIRAGKLRALGVSSAKRSLAAPEIPTLAEQGIANFDLVAWFMLYAPADMPAAQRDRLRDATQAVLAQSAVRDKLAAQGIEPMPMAAAEMVAFGTAEIAKWGEAVRRSGAQVD, from the coding sequence ATGAAGCGCCGCGCATGGCTGGCCGCCGCGGGCCTGGCCGCGGCAACGCCCTGGACGGCCGCCGCATGGGCCCAGGCCCAGGCCGGCGACAGCCGGCCCATCAAGCTGGTCGTGCCGTTCGCAGCCGGCACCACGACCGACATCGTGGCGCGCGTGCTGGCCGACGCGCTGGGCCGGCAGCTCTCGCAGCCCGTGATCGTCGACAACAAGCCCGGTGCGGGCGGCGCCATTGGCAGCGAGCTGGCCGCGCGCTCGGGCGCCGACGGACACACCGTGCTGCTCGGCACCGTGGGCACGCATGCGATCAACGCCTCGCTCTACAAGCGGCTGTCCTACCAGCCGCTGCGGGACTTCGTGCCGCTCGGGTTCATCGGCGCCACGCCGACGCTGCTGGTGGTGCCGGCCGCGGCGCCATGGAAAAGCGTGGCCGACCTGCGGGGCGCCAGCGGCAAATCGGTGAGCTTTGCCTCGGCAGGCAACGGCACCTCGGGCCACCTGGCGGGCGAGACGCTGAACCTGCGGCTCGGCAAGGACTTCGTGCACGTGCCGTACCGCGACGGCGCACAGGCGCTCACCGAAGTGATGGCGGGCAATGTGCAGTTCATGTTCTATCACCCGGCCGCCGTGCTGCCGCAGATCCGCGCCGGCAAGCTGCGCGCGCTTGGCGTGTCGAGCGCGAAGCGAAGCCTTGCCGCACCCGAGATTCCCACGCTCGCGGAGCAGGGCATCGCCAACTTCGACCTGGTGGCCTGGTTCATGTTGTATGCGCCGGCCGACATGCCCGCCGCGCAGCGCGATCGCCTGCGCGACGCCACGCAGGCGGTGCTCGCACAGTCCGCGGTGCGCGACAAGCTCGCGGCCCAGGGCATCGAGCCGATGCCGATGGCAGCGGCCGAGATGGTGGCGTTCGGCACGGCCGAGATCGCGAAGTGGGGCGAGGCGGTGCGGCGCTCGGGCGCACAGGTCGACTAA
- a CDS encoding dioxygenase: MTPSNESELTQTVLQSLEGARDARFAEVMQSLITHLHAFIREVDLTPAEWMQGIEFLTATGQTCTDKRQEFILLSDTLGASMMVVILDQLRAAAGKRGRAGAEATQATEITEATHATVQGPFYWEGAPDLPLGADVAQGARGEPTFYSGRITDTEGRPLAGALLDIWSGDGEGVYDMQVEGASMAARGRIRTDSEGRYWFWSIRPSFYPIPTDGPVGRMLEAMGRHPNRPGHIHMMVSAPGHVPVTTHLFVAGSPYIESDAVFGVRPRLIVDFESHPAGRAPDGRTLETPYWSAHYDFRLEPRHA, from the coding sequence ATGACCCCATCGAACGAAAGCGAGCTGACGCAGACCGTGCTGCAGAGCCTGGAGGGCGCGCGCGATGCGCGCTTTGCCGAGGTCATGCAGTCGCTGATCACGCACCTGCATGCCTTCATCCGCGAGGTGGACCTCACGCCCGCGGAGTGGATGCAGGGCATCGAGTTCTTGACCGCCACCGGCCAGACCTGCACCGACAAGCGCCAGGAGTTCATCCTGCTGTCCGACACGCTGGGTGCGTCGATGATGGTGGTGATCCTCGACCAGCTGCGGGCCGCGGCGGGCAAGCGCGGCCGCGCGGGCGCCGAGGCCACGCAGGCCACCGAGATCACCGAAGCCACGCACGCCACGGTGCAGGGCCCTTTCTACTGGGAGGGCGCGCCCGACCTGCCGCTCGGCGCCGACGTGGCGCAGGGCGCGCGCGGCGAGCCGACCTTCTACAGCGGCCGCATCACCGACACCGAGGGCCGGCCGCTCGCGGGCGCGCTGCTCGACATCTGGTCGGGCGACGGCGAGGGCGTGTACGACATGCAGGTCGAAGGCGCGAGCATGGCGGCGCGCGGACGCATCCGCACCGACAGCGAAGGCCGCTACTGGTTCTGGTCGATCCGGCCGAGCTTCTATCCGATCCCGACCGACGGCCCGGTGGGGCGCATGCTGGAAGCCATGGGCCGGCATCCCAACCGCCCCGGCCACATCCACATGATGGTCTCGGCGCCGGGCCATGTGCCCGTGACCACGCACCTCTTCGTGGCCGGCAGCCCGTACATCGAGTCCGATGCCGTGTTCGGCGTGCGTCCGAGGCTCATCGTCGACTTCGAATCGCATCCCGCGGGCCGCGCGCCCGACGGCCGGACGCTGGAGACCCCGTACTGGTCCGCGCACTACGACTTCCGCCTCGAACCCCGGCACGCCTGA
- a CDS encoding LysR substrate-binding domain-containing protein — translation MELRHLRYFIALSGSLNFTRAAERLHVTQSTLSHQIKQLEEEIGIALFDRVGKRVSLTEAGDEFLHYCTKALHEIDLGLGALRQESSEVAGELRVGSTHTFNLGFIPDCIASFHARHPRVKVVVEELSADQIAARLQQGTLDLGIAYRPAAPGPLQFEPLYNEEMVLVVAKKHPLARRKRVRMVELHRLPMVLLPASFATRQMLDECFRSCGAQPHVVAEINTLAPMMDLVAKTQLASIMAANVVTALSGLVVVRLESPTPVRTPGMLWSPVARDAAATRAFSTIVRKLALRSSLQVAARPAR, via the coding sequence ATGGAACTCCGGCACCTGCGCTACTTCATCGCCCTGTCGGGCTCGCTCAACTTCACGCGCGCGGCGGAGCGCCTGCATGTGACGCAGTCGACGCTGTCGCACCAGATCAAGCAGCTGGAGGAAGAGATCGGCATTGCGCTGTTCGACCGCGTCGGCAAGCGCGTGAGCCTGACCGAGGCGGGCGACGAGTTCCTGCACTACTGCACCAAGGCCCTGCACGAGATCGACCTCGGGTTGGGCGCGCTGCGGCAGGAGAGCTCGGAGGTGGCAGGCGAATTGCGCGTCGGCTCCACGCACACCTTCAACCTGGGCTTCATCCCGGATTGCATTGCGAGCTTCCATGCAAGGCACCCGCGCGTGAAGGTGGTGGTCGAGGAGCTCTCGGCCGACCAGATCGCCGCGCGGCTGCAGCAGGGCACGCTGGACCTGGGCATCGCCTACCGGCCGGCCGCGCCGGGGCCGCTGCAGTTCGAGCCGCTTTACAACGAGGAGATGGTGCTGGTGGTAGCGAAGAAGCATCCGCTCGCACGGCGCAAGCGCGTGCGCATGGTGGAGCTGCACCGGCTGCCGATGGTGCTGCTGCCGGCGAGCTTTGCCACGCGCCAGATGCTCGACGAATGCTTTCGCTCCTGCGGTGCGCAGCCGCATGTGGTGGCCGAGATCAATACGCTGGCGCCGATGATGGACCTGGTGGCCAAGACGCAGCTCGCGTCCATCATGGCGGCGAACGTGGTGACGGCCCTCTCGGGGCTGGTCGTGGTCCGGCTCGAAAGCCCGACGCCCGTGCGCACGCCCGGCATGCTGTGGTCGCCGGTGGCGCGCGATGCCGCGGCCACGCGGGCGTTCTCGACCATCGTGCGCAAGCTCGCGCTGCGCAGCAGCCTGCAAGTGGCGGCGCGGCCGGCGCGCTGA
- a CDS encoding response regulator transcription factor, with protein MRILLVEDDKVLADALSRALVQSAHAVDIVSTGEEADHALALGIYDLAILDIGLPKLSGLDVLRRLRARKSTLPVLMLTAFDTLQDRVRGLDLGADDYLAKPFDLPELEARVRALLRRSTNSTPFLEHGRLRFDTVGRRVYYDKKPLDLSPRELAVLELLMMREGRVVGKEQMVNHLYGWGDEVGENAIEVNVYRLRKKLEPLGCEIRTVRGMGYLMDRSDAET; from the coding sequence ATGCGGATATTGCTTGTAGAAGACGACAAGGTACTGGCGGACGCGCTCTCGCGTGCGCTGGTGCAGTCCGCGCACGCCGTGGACATCGTCTCCACCGGCGAAGAGGCCGACCATGCGCTCGCCCTGGGCATCTACGACCTCGCGATTCTCGACATCGGCCTGCCCAAGCTCAGCGGCCTCGATGTGCTTCGCCGGCTGCGCGCGCGCAAGTCGACCCTGCCGGTGCTGATGCTGACCGCCTTCGACACCCTGCAGGACCGCGTGCGCGGGCTCGACCTGGGGGCCGACGACTACCTGGCCAAGCCCTTCGACCTGCCGGAGCTCGAAGCGCGCGTGCGCGCGCTGCTGCGCCGCAGCACCAACTCCACGCCGTTTCTCGAACACGGCCGACTGCGCTTCGACACCGTGGGCCGCCGCGTGTACTACGACAAGAAGCCGCTGGACCTGTCGCCGCGAGAGCTCGCCGTGCTCGAGCTGCTGATGATGCGCGAGGGCAGGGTGGTGGGCAAGGAGCAGATGGTCAACCATCTCTACGGCTGGGGCGACGAGGTCGGCGAGAACGCGATCGAGGTCAATGTCTACCGGCTGCGCAAGAAGCTGGAGCCGCTGGGATGCGAGATCCGCACCGTGCGCGGCATGGGCTACCTGATGGACCGCAGCGATGCGGAAACCTGA
- a CDS encoding tripartite tricarboxylate transporter substrate binding protein, with amino-acid sequence MRSTTLKKMLGLVLGLAAGLASTLSMAQTAEWPSKPIRIVVGFAPGTPPDIFARMYGDYASRKLGVPVLIDNKPGTAGNLASDTVAKAPADGYTFLYNLSTAFTINPYIYSKLPFDPDKDLVPVATTMRQGLVLIANAKFPAKTIKELVAAAKEKPGVYSHASYGAGSPSQLIVESLKDEVGITMLHVPYRASPIADLVGGQVDTLMEPIATGYPLISSGRVQALAYSGPTRHPALPDVPTLSEVMPGFSMMSWHGIWAPANTPAAVLERFNAVFVEASKDPDLAKRIKDLNSEPLGVSRTEMTAMVRRDAEIYSRVVKARNIRVD; translated from the coding sequence ATGCGTTCGACAACCCTCAAGAAGATGCTCGGCCTGGTGCTGGGCCTTGCCGCCGGATTGGCATCGACACTGTCCATGGCGCAGACCGCGGAATGGCCGAGCAAGCCGATCAGGATCGTGGTCGGGTTTGCGCCCGGCACGCCGCCCGACATCTTCGCTCGCATGTACGGCGACTATGCGAGCCGCAAGCTCGGCGTGCCGGTGCTCATCGACAACAAGCCCGGCACCGCGGGCAACCTCGCGTCCGACACGGTGGCCAAGGCGCCGGCCGACGGCTACACCTTTCTCTACAACCTCTCCACGGCATTCACGATCAACCCGTACATCTACAGCAAGCTGCCGTTCGACCCGGACAAGGACCTGGTGCCCGTCGCCACGACGATGCGCCAGGGCCTCGTGCTGATCGCGAATGCCAAGTTCCCGGCCAAGACCATCAAGGAGCTCGTGGCCGCGGCCAAGGAGAAGCCCGGCGTCTACTCGCATGCCTCCTACGGCGCGGGGAGCCCGTCGCAGCTGATCGTCGAATCGCTCAAGGACGAGGTCGGCATCACCATGCTGCACGTGCCGTACCGCGCGAGCCCGATCGCCGACCTGGTGGGCGGACAGGTCGATACGCTGATGGAGCCCATCGCCACGGGCTATCCGCTCATCAGCAGCGGGCGCGTGCAGGCGCTGGCCTATTCGGGGCCCACGCGCCATCCCGCCTTGCCCGACGTGCCCACGCTGTCCGAGGTGATGCCGGGCTTTTCGATGATGTCGTGGCACGGGATCTGGGCGCCCGCGAACACGCCCGCCGCGGTGCTCGAGCGGTTCAATGCGGTGTTCGTCGAGGCCAGCAAGGACCCGGACCTCGCCAAGCGCATCAAGGACCTCAACAGCGAGCCGCTGGGCGTCTCGCGCACAGAAATGACCGCCATGGTGCGCCGCGATGCCGAGATCTACAGCCGTGTCGTGAAGGCCCGCAACATCCGCGTGGACTGA
- a CDS encoding CoA transferase, which yields MQKVLSGIKVLEQGTFITGPAAGMFLADLGAEVVKLEQPGAGDPFRAFRGGLYSPHFQTYNRNKRSITLNSKLPEDAAVFDELVKDADVYIQNFRPGAAERLGAGEARLRGLNPRLVYCAISGFGQTGPAAARPAYDTVAQAASGFLKLLVNPANPRVVGPALADAMTGFYAAYGVLGALVERGRTGQGRAVEVSMLEAMCHFNLDAFTHLFSESEVMGPFSRPSVSQSYVLECADGLWIALHMSSPEKFWQGLANAIERPRLFADPRFASREARIAHQEDLIALLGGLFRQHSRAAWCARLEAEDVPHAPMYDTREAMEDPQARHLQLQVSAPHPEGGEWHTIRSPVSFDGERPLEVSAPPLLGADNAAIVAPIRQRLGQRATA from the coding sequence GTGCAAAAAGTCCTCAGCGGCATCAAGGTGCTCGAACAAGGCACGTTCATCACCGGCCCGGCCGCGGGCATGTTCCTCGCGGACCTGGGCGCCGAGGTGGTCAAGCTCGAACAGCCCGGCGCAGGCGATCCGTTCCGTGCCTTTCGCGGCGGCCTCTACAGCCCGCACTTCCAGACCTACAACCGGAACAAGCGCAGCATCACGCTGAACTCGAAGCTGCCCGAGGACGCGGCGGTGTTCGACGAACTCGTCAAGGACGCCGACGTCTACATCCAGAACTTCCGCCCCGGTGCGGCGGAGCGGCTCGGTGCCGGCGAGGCGCGGCTGCGCGGCCTCAATCCGCGGCTCGTGTATTGCGCGATCAGCGGCTTCGGCCAGACCGGCCCTGCGGCCGCACGGCCGGCCTACGACACGGTGGCGCAGGCCGCGAGCGGCTTTCTCAAGCTGCTGGTGAACCCGGCCAACCCGCGCGTGGTGGGCCCGGCGCTCGCCGACGCCATGACGGGCTTCTATGCCGCCTACGGCGTGCTCGGCGCACTGGTCGAACGCGGCCGCACCGGCCAGGGCCGCGCGGTCGAGGTGTCGATGCTCGAGGCCATGTGCCACTTCAACCTCGACGCGTTCACCCACCTCTTTTCCGAGAGCGAGGTCATGGGGCCGTTCAGCCGCCCGAGCGTGTCGCAGTCCTATGTGCTGGAGTGCGCGGACGGGCTGTGGATCGCGCTGCACATGTCCTCACCCGAAAAGTTCTGGCAGGGGCTCGCCAACGCGATCGAGCGGCCGCGGCTTTTCGCGGACCCGCGCTTCGCCTCGCGCGAGGCGCGCATCGCGCACCAGGAAGACCTGATCGCGCTGCTCGGCGGCCTGTTCCGCCAGCACAGCCGCGCCGCATGGTGCGCGCGTCTCGAGGCGGAAGACGTGCCGCATGCCCCGATGTACGACACCCGCGAGGCAATGGAAGACCCGCAGGCGCGCCACCTGCAGCTGCAGGTGAGCGCACCGCATCCCGAAGGCGGCGAGTGGCACACGATCCGCTCCCCCGTGAGCTTCGACGGCGAGCGTCCGCTGGAAGTCAGCGCGCCGCCCCTGCTCGGCGCCGACAACGCGGCCATCGTCGCGCCCATCCGCCAGCGCCTGGGGCAGCGAGCCACCGCGTAG